The Haemophilus parainfluenzae genome window below encodes:
- the pheS gene encoding phenylalanine--tRNA ligase subunit alpha: MQHLKDLVEKAKSAIEQIENRSLATLDEIRVEYFGKKGHFTQLMQELRNVAAEERPAMGAKINEAKQAALDFLNAKKAEWEQAELNAKLEKERIDVSLPGSKTETGGLHPVTITINRVTKFFSELGFSVETGLEIESDYYNFDALNIPKHHPARADHDTFWFNPELLLRTQTSGVQIRTMEKMQPPIRIMAPGRVYRNDYDQTHTPMFHQIELLYVDKKANFTELKGLLHDFLRAFFEEDLQVRFRPSYFPFTEPSAEVDVMGKNGKWLEVLGCGMVHPNVLRNVGIDPNEYSGFAVGMGVERLTMLRYNVTDLRSFFENDLRFLKQFK, from the coding sequence ATGCAACATCTGAAAGATCTTGTTGAGAAAGCAAAATCGGCGATTGAACAAATCGAAAATAGAAGTTTAGCCACATTAGATGAAATTCGTGTGGAATATTTTGGTAAAAAAGGGCATTTCACCCAACTTATGCAAGAGTTGCGTAATGTTGCTGCAGAAGAGCGTCCAGCAATGGGCGCTAAAATCAATGAGGCAAAACAAGCGGCATTAGATTTTTTAAATGCTAAAAAAGCAGAATGGGAGCAAGCTGAACTCAATGCGAAATTAGAAAAAGAACGTATTGATGTGAGTCTTCCTGGTAGTAAAACAGAAACTGGTGGTTTACACCCTGTGACCATTACCATCAATCGCGTAACAAAATTCTTTTCAGAGCTAGGTTTTTCTGTGGAAACCGGTCTCGAAATTGAAAGTGATTATTACAATTTCGATGCATTAAATATCCCTAAACATCACCCCGCACGTGCTGATCACGATACATTCTGGTTTAATCCTGAATTATTACTTCGTACACAAACCTCTGGTGTGCAAATTCGTACCATGGAAAAAATGCAGCCGCCTATTCGTATTATGGCGCCAGGTCGTGTGTATCGTAATGACTACGATCAAACACATACACCAATGTTCCATCAAATTGAATTGCTTTATGTAGATAAAAAAGCAAATTTCACCGAGTTAAAAGGCTTATTACACGATTTCTTACGTGCATTTTTTGAAGAAGATTTACAAGTTCGTTTCCGTCCATCCTATTTCCCATTTACTGAGCCCTCTGCTGAAGTTGATGTAATGGGCAAAAATGGTAAATGGTTAGAAGTATTAGGTTGTGGTATGGTGCATCCTAATGTGTTACGTAACGTAGGTATTGATCCAAATGAATATTCTGGCTTCGCTGTCGGCATGGGGGTTGAGCGTTTAACCATGTTACGCTACAACGTCACAGATTTACGCTCATTCTTTGAAAACGACTTACGTTTTTTAAAACAATTTAAGTAA
- a CDS encoding OmpA family protein has translation MKLSRILLSTVAIATAAACGNLSKVTDAGTPEYKDVNGQQVPQLVWPKIDSAKFNHDGSQFGTWPNWDNVRMIENGMNKDQIRQLIGDPHFTEGLYGVSEWDYVFNYRENGEHKICQYKVLFDKNHNAQSFFWYPNGCNGNSAFNLSGDFLFDFNKDTLTAQGKQVVDSVASQLKSTGAKDVKVAGYTDRLGSDAYNLNLSQRRADRVKARLIEDGVNTQITAVGYGKNPQVKACDGIPHGKALKDCLHPNRRVEITASGSVLKLQEGGQSNGGTQGPAPLYQK, from the coding sequence ATGAAATTATCTCGTATTTTATTATCAACTGTTGCTATCGCAACTGCTGCTGCTTGTGGCAACTTAAGCAAAGTTACTGACGCAGGTACTCCAGAGTATAAAGATGTAAATGGTCAACAAGTACCTCAATTAGTATGGCCTAAAATTGACTCAGCAAAATTCAACCATGATGGTAGCCAATTCGGTACTTGGCCAAATTGGGATAATGTTCGTATGATTGAAAATGGTATGAACAAAGATCAGATTCGTCAATTAATCGGTGATCCACACTTCACTGAAGGCCTATATGGTGTATCTGAATGGGATTACGTGTTCAATTACCGTGAAAATGGCGAACATAAAATTTGTCAATACAAAGTGTTGTTTGACAAAAACCATAACGCGCAAAGCTTTTTCTGGTATCCAAACGGCTGTAACGGTAATTCAGCATTCAATTTAAGTGGTGACTTCTTATTTGACTTCAACAAAGACACTTTAACTGCACAAGGTAAACAAGTTGTTGATAGCGTAGCATCTCAATTAAAATCTACTGGTGCTAAAGATGTTAAAGTTGCGGGTTACACAGACCGTTTAGGTTCTGATGCTTATAACTTAAATCTTTCACAACGTCGTGCTGATCGTGTTAAAGCACGTTTAATTGAAGATGGTGTGAATACTCAAATTACCGCTGTTGGCTACGGTAAAAACCCTCAAGTGAAAGCTTGTGATGGTATTCCACATGGAAAAGCATTAAAAGATTGTTTACACCCTAATCGCCGCGTTGAGATCACTGCTTCTGGTTCTGTATTAAAATTACAAGAAGGTGGTCAATCTAACGGTGGTACTCAAGGTCCAGCACCTCTTTATCAAAAATAA
- the asnS gene encoding asparagine--tRNA ligase: MSKVASIVDVLQGKVAIGEKVTVRGWVRTRRDSKAGLSFLAVYDGSCFDPIQVIINNDIENYESEVLRLTTGCSVIVTGTIVESPAEGQAVELQAEKVEVTGFVEDPDTYPMAAKRHSIEYLREVAHLRPRTNIIGAVARVRHCLAQAIHRFFHEQGFYWVATPLITASDTEGAGEMFRVSTLDLENLPRGEDGKVDFSQDFFGKESFLTVSGQLNGETYACALSKIYTFGPTFRAENSNTTRHLAEFWMVEPEVAFATLADNAKLAEDMLKYVFRAVLAERRDDLKFFEKHVDKDVITRLENFVNSDFAQIDYTDAIDVLLKSDKKFEFPVSWGIDLSSEHERFLAEEYFKSPVVVKNYPKDIKAFYMRLNDDGKTVAAMDVLAPGIGEIIGGSQREERLEVLDKRMEEMGLNPEDYWWYRDLRKFGTVPHSGFGLGFERLIVYVTGVQNIRDVIPFPRAPRNANF; encoded by the coding sequence ATGTCTAAAGTTGCATCCATTGTTGATGTGTTACAAGGTAAAGTCGCTATTGGCGAAAAAGTTACTGTGCGCGGCTGGGTTCGTACCCGTCGAGATTCTAAAGCTGGCCTTTCTTTCCTCGCTGTTTATGACGGCTCTTGCTTTGATCCTATTCAAGTCATCATCAATAACGATATTGAAAATTATGAAAGTGAAGTATTACGCTTAACAACGGGTTGCTCTGTGATCGTAACAGGTACCATTGTTGAGTCGCCTGCTGAGGGGCAAGCTGTTGAACTTCAAGCTGAAAAAGTAGAAGTGACAGGGTTTGTAGAAGATCCTGATACTTATCCAATGGCAGCAAAACGTCACTCAATTGAATACTTACGTGAAGTGGCTCACTTACGTCCACGTACCAATATTATCGGTGCCGTAGCGCGTGTTCGTCACTGCTTAGCACAAGCTATTCATCGTTTCTTCCATGAACAAGGTTTCTATTGGGTGGCTACCCCATTAATTACTGCATCAGATACTGAAGGTGCGGGTGAAATGTTCCGTGTTTCAACACTTGATTTAGAAAACCTTCCCCGTGGCGAAGATGGTAAAGTTGATTTCAGCCAAGACTTCTTCGGAAAAGAATCATTTTTAACGGTTTCAGGCCAATTAAATGGCGAGACTTATGCTTGTGCATTAAGCAAAATCTATACTTTTGGCCCAACATTCCGTGCTGAAAACTCAAATACAACTCGTCACCTTGCTGAATTCTGGATGGTTGAACCTGAAGTTGCGTTTGCAACGCTTGCTGACAATGCTAAATTAGCAGAAGACATGTTGAAATACGTGTTCCGTGCGGTGCTTGCTGAGCGTAGAGATGACTTAAAATTCTTTGAAAAACATGTAGATAAAGATGTTATTACTCGTTTAGAAAACTTTGTAAACTCTGATTTTGCTCAGATCGACTATACCGATGCGATCGACGTTTTATTAAAATCAGATAAGAAATTCGAATTCCCTGTTTCTTGGGGTATCGATTTATCTTCTGAACATGAACGTTTCTTAGCAGAAGAATATTTCAAATCACCGGTTGTAGTGAAAAACTATCCAAAAGATATCAAAGCCTTTTATATGCGTTTAAATGACGATGGTAAAACTGTGGCAGCAATGGATGTTCTCGCACCAGGAATTGGTGAAATCATCGGTGGTTCCCAACGTGAAGAACGTTTAGAGGTATTAGATAAACGTATGGAAGAAATGGGCTTAAATCCTGAAGATTACTGGTGGTATCGCGATCTTCGTAAATTTGGTACTGTACCACATTCAGGTTTCGGTCTTGGCTTTGAACGCTTAATCGTTTATGTAACCGGCGTACAAAATATTCGCGATGTGATTCCATTCCCTCGTGCACCAAGAAATGCAAATTTCTAA
- the can gene encoding carbonate dehydratase, producing MDKIKQLFANNYSWAQRMKEENSTYFKELADHQTPHYLWIGCSDSRVPAEKLTNLEPGELFVHRNVANQVIHTDFNCLSVVQYAVDVLKIEHIIICGHTNCGGIKAAMQDHDLGLINNWLLHIRDIWFKHGHLLGNLSAEKRSDMLTKLNVAEQVYNLGRTSIVKSAWERGQKLSLHGWVYDVNDGFLVDQGVIATSRETLEISYRNAIARLSSLAEEDILKKEPPENEE from the coding sequence ATGGACAAAATTAAACAACTCTTTGCTAATAACTACAGTTGGGCGCAAAGAATGAAGGAAGAAAATTCCACTTATTTTAAAGAACTTGCCGATCACCAAACACCTCATTACCTCTGGATTGGCTGCTCAGATAGCCGTGTTCCAGCTGAAAAATTAACAAATCTTGAACCAGGTGAGTTATTTGTACATCGTAATGTAGCCAATCAAGTTATTCATACAGATTTTAACTGCCTTTCAGTTGTGCAATATGCCGTTGATGTACTCAAAATTGAACATATTATTATTTGCGGCCACACCAATTGTGGTGGTATCAAAGCAGCGATGCAAGATCACGATCTAGGGCTAATCAATAACTGGTTGCTCCATATTCGTGATATTTGGTTTAAACATGGTCATCTATTAGGCAATCTTTCAGCAGAAAAACGCTCAGATATGCTCACTAAATTAAATGTTGCAGAGCAAGTTTATAACCTAGGACGTACATCTATCGTAAAAAGTGCTTGGGAACGCGGACAAAAACTCTCCCTGCATGGTTGGGTGTATGACGTAAATGATGGATTCTTAGTGGATCAAGGTGTTATTGCAACCAGTCGAGAAACCCTTGAAATCTCTTACCGTAATGCAATTGCTCGCCTATCTAGTCTCGCGGAAGAAGATATTCTGAAAAAAGAGCCTCCAGAAAACGAAGAATAA
- a CDS encoding IS3 family transposase → MQRLRTRYPLKWLLGFSQLARSTFFAKLQIKPDKDEQLKKAIKRIKANHPDYGYRRVHASLPGVNHKKVQRLMQTLGLQVRSRKSKKFTTYRGTIGVIAPNHIERDFSATAPKQKWVTDITEFKAKDGSKVYLSPILDLFNNEIVSYNLSYSPNWAQVEDMLMQAVKGLNKACGVILHSDQGWQYQMVAYRRILAEHGIIQSMSRKGNCLDNAAMESFFGRLKTECFYGREFNSREEIVDAVINYLDYYNHRRIQLKLKGLSPIQYRKQSFK, encoded by the coding sequence ATCCAAAGGTTAAGAACACGCTATCCATTAAAATGGCTTTTAGGCTTTTCACAGTTAGCGCGTAGTACGTTTTTTGCTAAACTTCAGATTAAACCGGATAAGGATGAGCAGCTGAAAAAGGCCATTAAACGCATCAAAGCCAATCATCCTGATTATGGCTACCGACGTGTTCATGCCAGCTTGCCAGGCGTGAATCATAAAAAAGTTCAACGTTTAATGCAGACACTTGGGCTTCAAGTGCGGTCAAGAAAAAGCAAGAAATTTACGACCTATCGAGGCACGATAGGGGTGATTGCCCCAAATCATATTGAACGCGATTTTAGTGCAACGGCCCCTAAACAAAAATGGGTGACTGATATCACAGAGTTTAAGGCGAAAGATGGGAGTAAAGTCTATTTATCTCCAATTTTAGACTTATTTAACAATGAGATAGTCTCCTATAACCTCAGCTATTCCCCAAACTGGGCGCAAGTAGAGGACATGTTAATGCAAGCCGTCAAAGGATTAAATAAAGCTTGTGGTGTCATTTTACATTCAGACCAGGGATGGCAATATCAAATGGTAGCTTATCGTCGAATCTTGGCTGAACATGGCATCATTCAAAGTATGTCGAGAAAAGGGAATTGCTTGGACAACGCTGCGATGGAAAGTTTCTTTGGGCGATTAAAAACGGAATGTTTTTATGGTCGGGAATTTAACAGTAGAGAAGAGATAGTTGATGCTGTCATAAATTATTTGGATTACTATAATCATCGACGGATTCAACTAAAATTAAAAGGACTGAGTCCGATACAATATCGAAAACAATCCTTTAAATAA
- the bioD gene encoding dethiobiotin synthase — protein MSSFFVAGTDTDVGKTTACRAIIQALQAKGVRIVGYKPIACNCEAGIYPIENQADESETDYDAENNSDVLALMDATNEPVSYQEVNSYTFAHPMPMLICDKSRIKLSKIDQALTTLVKKYQSVVVEGSFGLLTPMVEGKSFADWVVEHKMPIVLVVGIKEGCINHALLTAQVIKQLGMPLLGWIANRINPCLGHYKEVIEILEAQIDAPLLGKIPYIHKPESQELGHYLTNIDRLMYMQTELVK, from the coding sequence ATGAGTAGTTTCTTTGTGGCAGGTACAGATACTGACGTGGGTAAGACCACCGCCTGTCGTGCCATTATTCAGGCATTACAAGCAAAGGGCGTACGAATTGTGGGTTATAAGCCGATTGCTTGTAACTGTGAAGCAGGTATCTATCCTATAGAAAATCAAGCCGATGAATCTGAAACAGATTATGATGCTGAAAATAATTCAGATGTGTTGGCTTTAATGGATGCAACAAATGAGCCAGTATCCTATCAGGAAGTAAATAGTTATACTTTTGCACATCCTATGCCGATGCTGATTTGCGATAAATCACGCATTAAATTAAGCAAGATTGATCAGGCTTTAACGACATTAGTGAAAAAATATCAATCCGTTGTAGTAGAAGGCTCATTTGGCTTACTCACCCCCATGGTGGAAGGTAAAAGCTTTGCTGATTGGGTTGTTGAGCATAAAATGCCCATTGTATTGGTTGTTGGTATTAAAGAAGGCTGCATCAACCATGCACTACTTACCGCTCAAGTAATTAAACAACTTGGTATGCCTTTACTGGGTTGGATTGCTAATCGAATTAATCCTTGCTTGGGCCACTACAAGGAAGTTATAGAGATTTTAGAAGCTCAGATTGATGCACCATTGTTAGGGAAAATTCCTTATATCCATAAACCAGAATCCCAAGAGTTAGGACATTATTTAACGAATATCGATCGTTTAATGTATATGCAGACAGAATTAGTTAAATAG
- a CDS encoding YcgL domain-containing protein, which yields MLCAIYKSLRKPGCYLYISKRDDFSAVPDILMQSFGKPQFLMPFNLKGSKPLVHADKNEIMEKITQQGFYLQMPKQDDGLFNSLSEIK from the coding sequence ATGTTATGTGCAATTTATAAAAGTTTACGTAAGCCAGGCTGTTACCTCTATATTTCGAAACGAGATGATTTTTCAGCTGTACCGGATATATTAATGCAGAGTTTTGGTAAGCCGCAGTTTCTTATGCCTTTCAATTTGAAGGGAAGTAAACCGCTTGTCCATGCAGATAAAAATGAGATAATGGAAAAAATTACTCAGCAAGGATTTTATCTCCAAATGCCAAAACAAGATGATGGCTTGTTTAATAGTTTGAGTGAGATCAAATAA
- a CDS encoding histone: MKKSVLAALVLGASLAVTGCFDKQETAQKVEAAKDATANAATQVKDAAASAANDVKDAVKDAATDVKNAATDAMNSAKEAAVEKVAEAKDAAVAKVEEVKDAAANKMAEAKEAMSSKVEEVKNAASEAKDAAADKAAEVKDAVTK, from the coding sequence ATGAAAAAATCAGTATTAGCCGCATTAGTATTGGGTGCATCTTTAGCTGTAACCGGTTGTTTTGATAAACAAGAAACAGCTCAAAAAGTTGAAGCAGCAAAAGATGCTACAGCAAACGCTGCAACACAAGTTAAAGATGCTGCAGCTTCAGCAGCTAACGATGTGAAAGATGCAGTAAAAGATGCTGCAACTGATGTTAAAAATGCTGCAACTGATGCAATGAATTCTGCAAAAGAAGCTGCAGTAGAAAAAGTTGCGGAAGCAAAAGATGCAGCAGTAGCTAAAGTTGAAGAAGTTAAAGATGCAGCAGCAAACAAAATGGCTGAAGCAAAAGAAGCAATGTCTTCTAAAGTGGAAGAAGTGAAAAATGCCGCTTCTGAAGCAAAAGATGCGGCAGCAGATAAAGCAGCTGAAGTGAAAGATGCTGTGACTAAATAA
- the sixA gene encoding phosphohistidine phosphatase SixA, giving the protein MKIFVMRHGEAEVIASSDEMRHLNNYGRKQSISQGQWLKNHLNSTALSVQKVIVSPYVRAQETFELVNSTLDNTLNDVEIWSGVTPYGNATMVADYLSVLQEEGIKSVLLVSHLPLVGSIISELYGKRNPISFYPSTIVQIDWNGEKGTIEAFHYPKENG; this is encoded by the coding sequence ATGAAAATTTTTGTTATGCGTCACGGAGAAGCGGAAGTTATTGCTTCATCTGACGAGATGCGGCATTTAAATAACTATGGGCGTAAACAGTCAATATCACAAGGTCAATGGCTTAAAAATCATCTAAATTCAACCGCACTTTCAGTTCAGAAAGTGATTGTCAGCCCTTATGTACGAGCACAAGAAACGTTTGAGCTTGTGAATTCAACCTTAGATAACACACTTAATGATGTCGAAATTTGGAGTGGGGTTACACCTTATGGTAATGCTACAATGGTGGCAGATTATCTATCTGTCTTGCAAGAAGAAGGAATTAAAAGTGTTTTGCTCGTTTCTCATTTACCTTTAGTGGGTAGTATTATTTCGGAGCTTTATGGCAAGCGAAATCCAATCAGTTTTTACCCTTCAACGATTGTTCAAATTGACTGGAATGGTGAAAAAGGCACCATTGAAGCTTTCCATTACCCCAAAGAAAATGGTTAA
- the glmM gene encoding phosphoglucosamine mutase gives MANRKYFGTDGVRGKVGTYPITPDFALKLGWAAGKVLASQGSRTVLIGKDTRISGYMLESALEAGLAAAGLTAAFTGPMPTPAVAYLTRTFRLEAGIVISASHNPYYDNGIKFFSSQGTKLPDDIEEAIEAMLDQPMDCVESADLGKASRISDAAGRYIEFCKSTFPAHLGLDGYKIVVDCANGATYHIAPNVLRELGAEVIEIGTDPNGININEKCGATDVKALQEKVLETKADVGLAYDGDGDRIMMVDHLGNKVDGDQILFIIAREALRSGQLKGGVVGTLMSNMSLEIALKMLGVPFVRANVGDRYVLEKMVEHNWTLGGENSGHIIIADKNTTGDGIIASLAVLSAMVQHRLSLNELASAVKLFPQVLINVRFTGGDNPLESEAVKAVATDVEKRLEGKGRILLRKSGTEPLIRVMVECEDGVLAKQCAEEIAEAVKAN, from the coding sequence ATGGCAAATCGTAAATATTTTGGCACTGATGGTGTACGTGGAAAAGTAGGGACATATCCAATCACACCTGATTTCGCATTGAAATTAGGTTGGGCAGCAGGTAAGGTTTTAGCCTCTCAAGGTTCTCGCACTGTGTTAATCGGGAAAGATACTCGTATTTCAGGTTATATGCTGGAATCTGCACTTGAAGCAGGTTTGGCTGCAGCGGGGTTAACTGCCGCATTTACCGGTCCAATGCCAACACCTGCCGTGGCTTATTTAACTCGTACTTTCCGTTTAGAAGCGGGTATTGTCATTTCGGCATCTCATAACCCTTACTATGATAACGGGATTAAATTCTTCTCTTCACAAGGCACAAAATTACCAGATGATATTGAAGAAGCAATTGAAGCCATGCTTGATCAGCCAATGGATTGCGTGGAGTCAGCTGATTTAGGTAAAGCAAGCCGTATCAGTGATGCCGCAGGACGTTATATTGAATTTTGTAAAAGTACTTTCCCTGCTCACCTTGGTTTAGATGGTTATAAAATCGTAGTGGATTGTGCAAATGGTGCAACCTATCACATTGCACCAAATGTATTACGTGAGTTGGGTGCGGAAGTGATTGAAATTGGTACAGATCCAAATGGAATCAATATCAACGAAAAATGCGGTGCAACCGACGTAAAAGCATTACAGGAAAAAGTGCTTGAAACTAAAGCGGATGTCGGTCTTGCTTACGATGGTGATGGTGACCGTATTATGATGGTGGATCACTTAGGTAATAAAGTGGATGGAGACCAAATCCTTTTCATTATTGCTCGTGAAGCTTTACGTTCAGGCCAATTAAAAGGTGGTGTAGTGGGCACATTAATGAGTAATATGAGCTTAGAGATTGCTTTAAAAATGTTAGGTGTACCTTTTGTGCGTGCTAACGTTGGCGACCGTTATGTGTTAGAAAAAATGGTAGAACATAACTGGACGTTAGGTGGAGAAAACTCTGGCCATATTATTATCGCGGATAAAAATACGACAGGTGATGGTATTATTGCATCACTAGCTGTATTAAGCGCAATGGTTCAACATCGTTTATCTTTAAATGAGCTTGCAAGTGCGGTGAAATTATTCCCTCAAGTACTCATTAATGTTCGTTTTACTGGTGGTGATAACCCACTAGAAAGTGAAGCGGTAAAAGCAGTAGCTACAGATGTGGAAAAACGTTTAGAAGGCAAAGGTCGAATTTTATTACGTAAGTCTGGTACTGAGCCTCTTATTCGCGTCATGGTTGAATGTGAAGACGGTGTACTTGCAAAACAATGTGCAGAAGAAATTGCAGAAGCAGTTAAAGCAAATTAA
- the folP gene encoding dihydropteroate synthase: MKLYANNKCLDLSFPQIMGILNFTPDSFSDSGQFFSLDKALFQVEKMLKEGATIIDIGGESTRSMAEEVSEAEELQRVIPLVEAVQKRFDCWISVDTSKAIVMQEAAKVGMDLINDIRALREPGALEIAGQLNLPTCIMHMQGQPRTMQTNPHYDDVVQDVYQFLETRTQACLDAGIAKENIIWDMGFGFGKTVQHNYKLLQQLAQFCKSGYPILAGLSRKSMIGAVLDKPVTERVVGSVAGALIAAQNGATILRVHDVAATADALKVWRATQQA, from the coding sequence ATGAAACTTTATGCTAACAACAAATGTCTAGATTTATCATTCCCTCAAATTATGGGAATTTTGAATTTCACACCTGATTCGTTTTCTGATAGCGGGCAGTTTTTCAGTCTAGACAAAGCATTATTTCAAGTTGAAAAAATGCTGAAAGAAGGTGCAACAATTATTGATATTGGCGGAGAGTCAACTCGATCAATGGCAGAAGAAGTGTCTGAAGCTGAAGAATTGCAACGGGTGATACCTTTGGTTGAAGCGGTACAAAAACGTTTTGATTGTTGGATTTCAGTGGATACCTCTAAAGCAATTGTGATGCAAGAAGCAGCTAAGGTCGGCATGGATTTAATCAATGATATTCGAGCTTTACGTGAACCTGGCGCACTCGAAATAGCAGGACAGTTGAATTTACCAACTTGTATTATGCACATGCAAGGACAGCCGCGCACAATGCAGACTAATCCGCATTATGATGATGTAGTCCAAGATGTTTATCAGTTTTTAGAAACTCGGACTCAAGCTTGTTTAGATGCGGGAATCGCTAAAGAAAATATCATTTGGGATATGGGGTTTGGTTTTGGTAAGACCGTGCAGCATAATTATAAACTTTTACAGCAGTTAGCTCAGTTTTGTAAAAGTGGTTATCCCATTTTAGCAGGCCTTTCACGTAAATCGATGATTGGTGCCGTATTAGATAAACCCGTAACTGAACGTGTTGTGGGAAGTGTAGCTGGCGCATTAATTGCTGCACAAAATGGTGCGACTATTTTACGTGTGCATGATGTGGCTGCAACAGCTGATGCCTTAAAAGTATGGCGAGCAACTCAACAGGCGTAA